In Vespula vulgaris chromosome 7, iyVesVulg1.1, whole genome shotgun sequence, a single window of DNA contains:
- the LOC127065046 gene encoding defensin-B-like, which yields MAKFQFLLVLAFVAVMAISAQADDNLLPDDSVPEKSENFGWSCGIGGNNACAISCGLHGHNKGGYCNKNEVCVCYR from the exons ATGGCCAAATTCcaatttcttcttgttcttgccTTCGTCGCCGTTATGGCAATCTCGGCTCAGGCAGACGATA ACTTACTTCCCGATGATTCCGTTCCcgaaaaatcagaaaattttGGATGGTCTTGCGGTATTGGTGGTAACAATGCATGTGCCATAAGCTGTGGTCTACACGGACACAACAAGGGCGGTTATTGTAACAAGAACGAAGTCTGCGTTTGTTAtcgttaa